The following coding sequences lie in one Halomonas sp. 'Soap Lake #6' genomic window:
- the sspA gene encoding stringent starvation protein SspA: MGVVAKRSSMIFYSGGDDHFSHRVRIVLAEKGVAVDIVEVVDEQPPEELADLNPYNSVPTLLDRDLVLYESKVMMEYLDERFPHPPLLPVYPVARAQSRLWMHRIEREWCPMLEQVRSGGKKEADKARKELRESLIGISPIFEDMPYFMSEEFTLVDCCLAPILWRLPELNIELPEKQVKPLLSYMSRVFEREAFKASLSEREKEMRA, from the coding sequence ATGGGTGTTGTGGCCAAGCGGTCGTCAATGATCTTTTACTCAGGTGGTGATGATCATTTCAGTCATCGTGTGCGCATTGTTCTGGCTGAGAAGGGGGTGGCTGTCGATATTGTTGAAGTTGTCGACGAGCAGCCTCCAGAAGAGTTAGCAGACCTCAACCCGTACAACAGTGTGCCCACACTGTTAGACCGTGATTTAGTACTCTATGAGTCAAAAGTCATGATGGAGTACTTGGATGAGCGCTTCCCGCATCCACCACTGCTGCCTGTTTATCCCGTGGCACGTGCTCAAAGCCGCCTCTGGATGCATCGTATAGAGCGGGAATGGTGCCCAATGCTTGAGCAGGTCCGCAGTGGTGGGAAAAAAGAGGCTGACAAAGCGCGTAAAGAGCTGCGCGAAAGCTTAATTGGTATCTCGCCGATTTTTGAAGATATGCCTTACTTCATGAGCGAAGAGTTTACCCTGGTAGATTGCTGCTTAGCGCCTATTTTGTGGAGGTTGCCTGAGTTAAATATCGAGCTGCCTGAAAAGCAGGTAAAGCCGCTTTTAAGCTATATGTCGCGGGTATTCGAGCGTGAGGCGTTTAAGGCATCTTTAAGTGAGCGTGAAAAAGAGATGCGCGCTTGA
- a CDS encoding ClpXP protease specificity-enhancing factor → MKSSRPYLARALYEWLLDNELTPYLVVDATQPGVEIPRQFVQNGQIVLNVAPTAVRDLFMENQAIGFSARFGGQPMQVMIPTPALIAIYARENGAGMVFGHEPELGSAGFDDVELDDTELDENASGGVAEASKPELTVAEPSAAQEGDHSESDQKKPKRKPTLRVVK, encoded by the coding sequence ATGAAGTCGAGTCGTCCCTATCTCGCCCGTGCCCTTTATGAGTGGCTGTTGGATAACGAGCTAACGCCTTACTTGGTTGTTGATGCAACGCAGCCAGGAGTGGAGATTCCGCGCCAGTTTGTCCAGAACGGCCAGATAGTACTGAATGTGGCCCCAACAGCTGTGCGTGATCTGTTTATGGAGAATCAGGCGATTGGCTTTAGCGCACGTTTTGGTGGGCAGCCAATGCAAGTGATGATTCCTACACCGGCATTGATCGCTATTTATGCGCGTGAAAACGGTGCCGGAATGGTATTCGGGCATGAGCCTGAGCTTGGTTCTGCAGGATTTGATGATGTAGAGCTTGATGACACAGAGCTTGACGAGAATGCTTCAGGGGGCGTGGCTGAGGCTTCCAAGCCTGAGCTCACTGTCGCTGAGCCTTCTGCTGCGCAAGAAGGTGATCACTCTGAATCAGATCAAAAGAAGCCAAAGAGAAAGCCAACGCTTCGTGTGGTGAAGTAA
- a CDS encoding BON domain-containing protein: protein MALGCSSRKLILAAVCSAVLLSGCANNTASNPSNYGQRSNDVEAVDATIEREAERALARADARLGDARIRAHSYNGALLLVGQVPSEELRSKAGDVASSLRGVNEVHNELAIAARLPASQRLTDTWITTNVISHLATNDRIDSSKLKVTTENASVYLMGMVTREEADRIVNAASAVGGIQRIVKVFDYID, encoded by the coding sequence ATGGCCTTGGGCTGCTCTTCTCGCAAACTCATTCTTGCCGCTGTATGTAGCGCAGTATTGCTAAGTGGCTGCGCTAACAACACAGCATCAAATCCCTCAAACTATGGCCAGCGCAGCAATGATGTCGAAGCCGTAGACGCCACTATCGAGCGTGAAGCTGAGCGCGCTCTTGCCCGCGCCGATGCACGGCTTGGTGATGCACGCATTCGCGCACATAGTTACAATGGCGCCTTATTACTAGTAGGCCAAGTACCCAGCGAAGAGCTACGCTCAAAAGCAGGAGATGTTGCCAGCTCACTACGCGGCGTAAACGAAGTCCACAACGAACTGGCAATTGCTGCACGCCTCCCTGCCAGCCAGCGCCTGACCGATACATGGATAACCACCAATGTCATTAGCCATTTAGCGACTAATGACCGTATCGATTCATCCAAGCTGAAAGTAACGACTGAGAATGCCAGCGTTTACTTAATGGGCATGGTAACTCGCGAAGAAGCAGACCGGATTGTTAATGCAGCCTCTGCGGTTGGCGGAATCCAGCGCATTGTAAAAGTATTCGACTACATAGACTGA